The Patescibacteria group bacterium sequence CACATGACCAAGCTGAATAGAGGTTATTGCCATTACAATCATCTGTTTGTGGACCAATTTCTCTCTTATAAAGAAGATAATAGAATTGTTTATATTTTTCATTTCTTACTGATGCTGGCAAAGTATTAAAGCCATGGCGAGTTAAAATATAAGCATAAGCTTCTCCAGTATAGTCATTTGCTACAACACCTGTATTTAATGGTTCATAAGGGATGTTTATTTCGGGCATGTAAGTATATAAGTTAGGAATCCAGGATTCATTATTTATCTTAGCTTGAATAGAATTACATATAACTGTAGCTGCTGGACCATAACACTCCGGATTAGGATAATAGCCATATTCATAATAAAATATATCCAAAGCTTTTTGAATCTGAATTATTTCAGCGACTCTCTCAGCATCCCGCGCCTTTTTTTTGGTGATACCAAGGTTGACTACCACTGAAGTAGACAAAATACCAATAATAGCAATTACTACTAATAATTCCAGTAAAGTAAAACCACGACTTTTATTATATTTTGACATAATATAATTATACC is a genomic window containing:
- a CDS encoding type II secretion system GspH family protein, whose translation is MSKYNKSRGFTLLELLVVIAIIGILSTSVVVNLGITKKKARDAERVAEIIQIQKALDIFYYEYGYYPNPECYGPAATVICNSIQAKINNESWIPNLYTYMPEINIPYEPLNTGVVANDYTGEAYAYILTRHGFNTLPASVRNEKYKQFYYLLYKREIGPQTDDCNGNNLYSAWSCVGGGNIPDMP